Proteins encoded together in one Penaeus vannamei isolate JL-2024 chromosome 9, ASM4276789v1, whole genome shotgun sequence window:
- the LOC113825522 gene encoding cuticle protein 7-like — protein MMRKVGLVLVAGVVALVSGDISHHVKSSLHHPLGHHAAPLHHVAPVHHATPVHHAAPVHHAAPVHHATPVHHAAPVHHAAPVHHGKGYAPVYPDTPPHYAFEHAVHDDYAGTHFGHSEARDGYKTEGKYFVHLPDGRVQTVTYYADETGYHPTVSYEGTAHYDAHAAAPHHAPAKAYHAREPTYHAPEPAYHAPVVPSYHA, from the exons ATGATGCGAAAG GTAGGCTTGGTGCTGGTGGCAGGCGTGGTCGCCCTCGTTTCAGGAGATATCAGTCACCACGTCAAGAGTTCTCTGCACCACCCACTAGGTCACCATGCTGCTCCGCTACATCATGTAGCCCCTGTACACCATGCTACCCCAGTGCACCATGCTGCCCCTGTACACCATGCTGCCCCTGTACACCATGCTACCCCAGTGCACCATGCTGCCCCTGTACACCATGCTGCCCCTGTACACCATGGAAAGGGATATGCTCCTGTTTATCCTGAT ACGCCTCCACACTACGCCTTCGAGCACGCCGTCCACGACGACTACGCCGGCACCCACTTCGGCCACTCGGAGGctcgcgacggctacaagacggAGGGCAAGTACTTCGtgcacctccccgacggccgcgtCCAGACCGTCACTTACTACGCCGACGAGACTGGCTACCACCCCACCGTCTCCTACGAGGGGACGGCCCACTACGACGCCCACGCAGCCGCCCCTCACCACGCCCCTGCCAAGGCTTACCACGCCCGCGAGCCAACATATCACGCCCCGGAACCAGCATATCACGCTCCAGTTGTGCCCAGTTATCATGCCTAA
- the LOC113825536 gene encoding cuticle protein 7-like, producing the protein MMRKVGLVLVAGVVALVSGDISHHVKSSLHHPLGHHAAPLHHVAPVHHATPVHHATPVHHAAPVHHAAPVHHAAPVHHAAPVHHAAPVHHATPVHHAAPVHHAAPVHHGKGYAPVYPDTPPHYAFEHAVHDDYAGTHFGHSEARDGYKTEGKYFVHLPDGRVQTVTYYADETGYHPTVSYEGTPHYDAHAAAPVKAYHAPEPAYHAPIVPTYHI; encoded by the exons ATGATGCGAAAG GTAGGCTTGGTGCTGGTGGCAGGCGTGGTCGCCCTCGTTTCAGGAGATATCAGTCACCACGTCAAGAGTTCTCTGCACCACCCACTAGGTCACCATGCAGCTCCGCTACATCATGTAGCCCCTGTACACCATGCTACCCCAGTGCACCATGCTACCCCTGTACACCATGCTGCCCCTGTACACCATGCTGCCCCTGTACACCATGCTGCCCCTGTACACCATGCTGCCCCTGTACACCATGCTGCCCCTGTACACCATGCTACCCCAGTGCACCATGCTGCCCCTGTACATCATGCTGCCCCTGTACACCATGGAAAGGGATATGCTCCTGTTTATCCTGAT ACGCCTCCACACTACGCCTTCGAGCACGCCGTCCACGACGACTACGCCGGCACCCACTTCGGCCACTCGGAGGctcgcgacggctacaagacggAGGGCAAGTACTTCGtgcacctccccgacggccgcgtCCAGACCGTCACTTACTACGCCGACGAGACTGGCTACCACCCCACCGTCTCCTACGAGGGGACGCCCCACTACGACGCCCACGCAGCCGCCCCTGTCAAGGCTTACCACGCCCCTGAGCCTGCATACCACGCCCCAATTGTACCCACCTATCATATCTAA
- the LOC113825524 gene encoding cuticle protein 8-like — protein MMRKVGFVLVAGVVALVSGDISHHVKSSLHHPLGHHAAPLHHVAPVHHATPVHHAVPVHHAAPVHHGKGYAPVYPDTPPHYAFEHAVHDDYAGTHFGHSEARDGYKTEGKYFVHLPDGRVQTVTYYADETGYHPTVSYEGTAHYDAHAAAPVKAYHAPEPAYHAPIVPTYHI, from the exons ATGATGCGAAAG GTAGGCTTTGTGCTGGTGGCAGGCGTGGTCGCCCTCGTTTCAGGAGATATCAGTCACCACGTCAAGAGTTCTCTGCACCACCCACTAGGTCACCATGCTGCTCCGCTACATCATGTAGCCCCTGTACACCATGCTACCCCAGTGCACCATGCTGTCCCAGTGCACCATGCTGCCCCTGTACACCATGGAAAGGGATATGCTCCTGTTTATCCTGAT ACGCCTCCACACTACGCCTTCGAGCACGCCGTCCACGACGACTACGCCGGCACCCACTTCGGCCACTCGGAGGctcgcgacggctacaagacggAGGGCAAGTACTTCGtgcacctccccgacggccgcgtCCAGACCGTCACTTACTACGCCGACGAGACTGGCTACCACCCCACCGTCTCCTACGAGGGGACGGCCCACTACGACGCCCACGCAGCCGCCCCTGTCAAGGCTTACCACGCCCCTGAGCCTGCATATCACGCCCCAATTGTACCCACCTATCATATCTAA
- the LOC113825535 gene encoding cuticle protein 7-like encodes MMRKVGLVLVAGVVALVSGDISHHVKSSLHHPLGHHAAPLHHVAPVHHATPVHHAAPVHHATPVHHAAPVHHATPVHHAAPVHHGKGYAPVYPDTPPHYAFEHAVHDDYAGTHFGHSEARDGYKTEGKYFVHLPDGRVQTVTYYADETGYHPTVSYEGTAHYDAHAAAPHHAPAKAYHAPEPTYHAPEPAYHAPEPAYHAPLVPTYHA; translated from the exons ATGATGCGAAAG GTAGGCTTGGTGCTGGTGGCAGGCGTGGTCGCCCTCGTTTCAGGAGATATCAGTCACCACGTCAAGAGTTCTCTGCACCACCCACTAGGTCACCATGCTGCTCCGCTACATCATGTAGCCCCTGTACACCATGCTACCCCAGTGCACCATGCTGCCCCTGTACACCATGCTACCCCAGTGCACCATGCTGCCCCTGTACACCATGCTACCCCGGTGCACCATGCTGCCCCTGTACACCATGGAAAGGGATATGCTCCTGTTTATCCTGAT ACGCCTCCACACTACGCCTTCGAGCACGCCGTCCACGACGACTACGCCGGCACCCACTTCGGCCACTCGGAGGctcgcgacggctacaagacggAGGGCAAGTACTTCGtgcacctccccgacggccgcgtCCAGACCGTCACTTACTACGCCGACGAGACTGGCTACCACCCCACCGTCTCCTACGAGGGGACGGCCCACTACGACGCCCACGCAGCCGCCCCTCACCACGCCCCTGCCAAGGCTTACCACGCCCCCGAGCCAACATATCACGCCCCTGAACCAGCATATCACGCCCCTGAGCCTGCATATCATGCCCCACTTGTTCCCACCTATCATGCCTAA
- the LOC138862488 gene encoding cuticle protein 7-like, whose amino-acid sequence MMRKVGLVLVAGVVALVSGDISHHVKSSLHHPLGHHAAPLHHVAPVHHATPVHHAAPVHHAAPVHHGKGYAPVYPDTPPHYAFEHAVHDDYAGTHFGHSEARDGYKTEGKYFVHLPDGRVQTVTYYADETGYHPTVSYEGTAHYDAHAVAPVKAYHAPEPTYHAPEPVYHAPEPAYHAPVVPTYHA is encoded by the exons ATGATGCGAAAG GTAGGCTTGGTGCTGGTGGCAGGCGTGGTCGCCCTCGTTTCAGGAGATATCAGTCACCACGTCAAGAGTTCTCTGCACCACCCACTAGGTCACCATGCTGCTCCACTACATCATGTAGCCCCTGTACACCATGCTACCCCAGTGCACCATGCTGCCCCTGTACATCATGCTGCCCCTGTACACCATGGAAAGGGATATGCTCCTGTTTATCCTGAT ACGCCTCCACACTACGCCTTCGAGCACGCCGTCCACGACGACTACGCCGGCACCCACTTCGGCCACTCGGAGGctcgcgacggctacaagacggAGGGCAAGTACTTCGtgcacctccccgacggccgcgtCCAGACCGTCACTTACTACGCCGACGAGACTGGCTACCACCCCACCGTCTCCTACGAGGGGACGGCCCACTACGACGCCCACGCAGTCGCCCCTGTCAAGGCTTACCACGCCCCCGAGCCAACATATCACGCCCCTGAACCAGTATATCACGCCCCTGAGCCTGCATATCATGCCCCAGTTGTTCCCACCTATCATGCCTAA